ggggggggggggggggggggggggggggggggggggggggggggggggggggggggggggggggggggggggggggggggggggggggggggggggggggggggggggggggggggggggggggggggggggggggggggggggggggggggggggggggggggggggggggggggggggggggggggggggggggggggggggggggggggggggggggggggggggggggggggggggggggggggggggggggggggggggggggggggggggggggggggggggggggggggggggggggggggggggggggggggggggggggggggggggggggggggggggggggggggggggggggggggggggggggggggggggggggggggggggggggggggggggggggggggggggggggggggggggggggggggggggggggggggggggggggggggggggggggggggggggggggggggggggggggggggggggggggggggggggggggggggggggggggggggggggggggggggggggggggggggggggggggggggggggggggggggggggggggggggggggggggggggggggggggggggggggggggggggggggggggggggggggggggggggggggggggggggggggggggggggggggggggggggggggggggggggggggggggggggggggggggggggggggggggggggggggggggggggggggggggggggggggggggggggggggggggggggggggggggggggggggggggggggggggggggggggggggggggggggggggggggggggggggggggggggggggggggggggggggggggggggggggggggggggggggggggggggggggggggggggggggggggggggggggggggggggggggggggggggggggggggggggggggggggggggggggggggggggggggggggggggggggggggggggggggggggggggggggggggggggggggggggggggggggggggggggggggggggggggggggggggggggggggggggggggggggggggggggggggggggggggggggggggggggggggggggggggggggggggggggggggggggggggggggggggggggggggggggggggggggggggggggggggggggggggggggggggggggggggggggggggggggggggggggggggggggggggggggggggggggggggggggggggggggggggggggggggggggggggggggggggggggggggggggggggggggggggggggggggggggggggggggggggggggggggggggggggggggggggggggggggggggggggggggggggggggggggggggggggggggggggggggggggggggggggggggggggggggggggggggggggggggggggggggggggggggggggggggggggggggggggggggggggggggggggggggggggggggggggggggggggggggggggggggggggggggggggggggggggggggggggggggggggggggggggggggggggggggggggggggggggggggggggggggggggggggggggggggggggggggggggggggggggggggggggggggggggggggggggggggggggggggggggggggggggggggggggggggggggggggggggggggggggggggggggggggggggggggggggggggggggggggggggggggggggggggggggggggggggggggggggggggggggggggggggggggggggggggggggggggggggggggggggggggggggggggggggggggggggggggggggggggggggggggggggggggggggggggggggggggggggggggggggggggggggggggggggggggggggggggggggggggggggggggggggggggggggggggggggggggggggggggggggggggggggggggggggggggggggggggggggggggggggggggggggggggggggggggggggggggggggggggggggggggggggggggggggggggggggggggggggggggggggggggggggggggggggggggggggggggggggggggggggggggggggggggggggggggggggggggggggggggggggggggggggggggggggggggggggggggggggggggggggggggggggggggggggggggggggggggggggggggggggggggggggggggggggggggggggggggggggggggggggggggggggggggggggggggggggggggggggggggggggggggggggggggggggggggggggggggggggggggggggggggggggggggggggggggggggggggggggggggggggggggggggggggggggggggggggggggggggggggggggggggggggggggggggggggggggggggggggggggggggggggggggggggggggggggggggggggggggggggggggggggggggggggggggggggggggggggggggggggggggggggggggggggggggggggggggggggggggggggggggggggggggggggggggggggggggggggggggggggggggggggggggggggggggggggggggggggggggggggggggggggggggggggggggggggggggggggggggggggggggggggggggggggggggggggggggggcgccgccgCTGCTGGTTCGGTCCCCGCTGCGCTCCCCCCATTGATCCCCGCCGCGATGCGTCCCGGCATCAAACTCTTCGTGGGCAATGTCCCCGAAGAGGCGTCGGCGGAGGAATTGAGCGAGCTGTTCTCCGGCGTTGCGGGGCCGGTGCTGGGCGTCGCCCTCATGAAACAGTTCGCCTTCGTGCACCTGCGGGACGAGGCGGCGGCCGCGCGCGCCATCTCGCAGCTCAACGGGCACCAACTGcacggccggggggggggggggggggggggggggggggggggggggggggggggggggggggggggggggggggggggggggcagctcaACGGGCACCAACTGCACGGCCGCCGCATCGTGGTGGAGCCTTCCCGGCCGCGCCCCACCAACACCTGCAAGATCTTCGTGGGGAATGTGTCGGCCGCGTGCACGAGCGGGGAGCTGCGCTCGCTCTTCCAGCAGTACGGCCCGGTGGTGGAGTGCGACGTGGTGAAAGGTACCGGACCCGCCTCCggggccgcgggggggggggggggggggggggggccccccgccGCCGAGCTCGGCCCGCGCCGCCGGGTGATCGTGGCACCCGAATTCCGTCCGACTGCGGCGTCGCCCCCGCCCGGACCCCGGTGCGGAGGGCTGGTGGAACGGGGGGATTCTCTGCCGCCTCCCCCCTGCCCCGAGCGGGGCCGTGCGAGCCCGAGTGAGCTCCCGTGACCCCCCCCTTGTGCCAGCCACGTCCTCCTCCATCGCCTCCGCCGCCCGGCCGGGGCGGTGCGGGCATGTGTGGGCGGTCCAGACCCCATAACCCCCCCTCCGGCAACCACGTGTCTTCGATCGCCTCCCCCAGGCTGAGGTGGGGCTGTGCCAACTCCTGCGGGTGCCCCTGACCCCGTAACTCCCCTGATAACCTTCCTCCAGTTGGTCTCGTGCTGTGCAGTCGCCTGCCCAAACCCAAGGTGGGGCCGTGTGAGCCTGTGTGGGCTCCCCTGCCCCCTCAGTCTCCACATTATCCTTCCTCACCTCCCTCAAGTGGCCCGTGTGGGCTCCCCACACTCCTGAACACCCCCATAACCCCCTTCCTGTCAGCTTTGTTCTGTGCCATCACCACATCCAGCCTCAGGTGGGGTGACCCCCTGCCcgctgctgccacctctgtgACCAAATCACCCCCAGGCCACGGCCTGGCCTCCACAGACACGCTcggacacagagctgggacgTGCACAGAACACACCATGAAACCCCTGAGGGGTTCGCTGCCTTCACACTGGGACGCCCAGCACAGCGTGACAGGGTcaccctcctcccccagctcaAGTGTCGCCCGTGACACACAGATGCATTGACAATTGTCActctgcttccttctccctgcccctgctgtcatcccctcccctctgcagtCCCGCTGATGTCCCGCAGTGCCCGTGTGCCCCTGCCCACAGGAGGGGGACCTTGTTCCTCTGCTCTCTCATCCCAGCttgcagccaccagcacagcccggCAGGACCTGCCCCGCGTCCCCTCGGGTTTGGGGCTGCCATGGCCACCCCAgggggtggcaccagggctgggggtgacaTGGAGGGGACACCCCCTCTTTGGGCTACTGGAGTGGAATTGTGGATGTGGGACAGGAGTGAGGGGGGTGGGATGGCAGAGGGGGAGCTCAGGAGAGGGTGACATGGTGCTGATGCTCAGAGGTCTGGGATGGGTGTGCTTGGCCAGTGATGCTCCCAGCACACCACACAGCCTTGGGTGGGTTGTCACTGGTTCTGCTGGTCTCGGTGTGTGATTGCAGGGAAACACCACAGGGTCGCTGCTCTCCTGCCTAGTGCCGGCCCCAGACCCGCCGTGCCATGGGGGTGACCCCTCACTGCCGTGGGGGCATCCAGCCCCCAAATCCACTGGGCCTAGTGCCACAGGTGGCTACCAGAGCTGCCACCAGATCCCGCTTCCCTGCTCCTCGCTGTCCTCAGACACCTCTGCGCTGCCGAGCCGTGGCTGTGCCGTGTGGCACCGGCTCCTTGCCACAGCCAGGCACTCATGGGGGGTGCtcaggctcttccctccctcctttccccttctccccctcctcttcccctctaAGTTcctgttcccttctctgtttTTGTCGTTTTCTGTCCCCTCTTCCCCTActtcctctgtccctgtcccactctCTGTGCTGGCGCCGGTTTTCTCAGCTTTGCTCCGCTCACTGCCAGAACTCAGTCTCAGCTGAGCCCAcggtgctggcactgccagcccagcccgggccCTTTGTCCCCTTGTgccatggaggggctggagggagtcacaggaggcagagcctggggggCATGGAGGGAGCCAGGCGGGCTGGGGGAGGCGAgggctgtgggggggggggggggggggggggggggggggggggggggggggggggggggggggggggggggggggggggggggggggggttgtgtCGTCGCCGGCGAGCGGGGCCGGCAGTGCCGTCCTGGGGCCGGCAGCGCCCGTCCCGCGCCCGTCCCGCTGCCGCCGCACGGCTCGTTAGCGCCGGCTCCTGTAACGACTTGTGTTTTCTCCCCtcactgctctctctgctgctttgtcaGACTATGCCTTTGTGCACATGGAGAACGAAGCCGATGCTAAAGTTGCCATCGAAAACCTAAATGGGAAGGAGGTGAAGGGGCGCCGGGTGAACGTGGAGCTCTCCACCAACGTGCAGAAGAAGGGCACGGGCCAGGCGCCGCCGCCCGCCCTCGGCGTCGACAAGACCAAGCGCATCGGCCTCGAGTACCGCGAGAAGTTCCAGCCCAAGATCGAGGGCTTCGACCAGCAGCGCCGGGCGGCCGACGCCGCCTTTCCctcggccgggggggggggggggggggggggggggcggccgaCGCCGCCTTTCCCTCGGCCGCAGGCGCCGGCTACGCCACCACCCCCTCCCTGTACGATTACCAGCAGCGCTTCGGCGCCAAGTACGACGCCTTCGATGCGCAGCCCCGGCCCGCCTCCCCCTCCTACTTCGGCAGGGACCGCAGCCCGCTGCGGCGCTCGCCCACGCGCGCTGGCTACGCGGCGGTGACGCTCCCCATGacggcaggggggggggggggggggggggggggggggggggggggggggggggggggggggggggggggggggggggggggggggggggggggggggggggggggggggggggggggggggggggggggggggggggggggggggggggggggggggggggggggggggggggggggggggggggggggggggggggggggggggggggggggggggggggggggggggggggggggggggggggggggggggggggggggggggggggggggggggggggggggggggggggggggggggggggggggggggggggggggggggggggggggggggggggggggggggggggggggggggggggggggggggggggggggggggggggggggggggggggggggggggggggggggggggggggggggggggggggggggggggggggggggggggggggggggggggggggggggggggggggggggggggggggggggggggggggggggggggggggggggggggggggggggggggggggggggggggggggggggggggggggggggggggggggggggggggggggggggggggggggggggggggggggggggggggggggggggggggggggggggggggggggggggggggggggggggggggggggggggggggggggggggggggggggggggggggggggggggggggggggggggggggggggggggggggggggggggggggggggggggggggggggggggggggggggggggggggggggggggggggggggggggggggggggggggggggggggggggggggggggggggggggggggggggggggggggggggggggggggggggggggggggggggggggggggggggggggggggggggggggggggggggggggggggggggggggggggggggggggggggggggggggggggggggggggggggggggggggggggggggggggggggggggggggggggggggggggggggggggagctggcTGCCGGCTCCTACGGTGCCCAGCCCATGGATGGCCACGCCGGCTCCTACGGCGCCCAGCCCGGTGCCGCGCTGTCCGCCGGCTACAGCGCCCAGGCCGTGGCAGTGCATGCCAGCTCTTACAGCGCCCAGGCCGTGGCTGGTCACGCTGCTGCTGCCTACCAGCCCGTGGCCGGCCACTCAGCCTCCTACGGCGCCCAGCCCGCGCTGTCAGCTTCGTACGGCGCCCAACCCACCGTGGGCCACTCGGCCTCGTACGGCGCCCAGCCCGCCGCGGGCCTGCCCGCGTCctacgggggggggggggggggggggggggggggggggggggggggggggggggggggggggggggggggggggggggggggggggggggggggggggggggggggggggggggggggggggggggggggggggggggggggggggggggggggggggggggggggggggggggggggggggggggggggggggggggggggggggggggggggggggggggggggggggggggggggggggggggggggggggggggggggggggggggggggggggggggggggggggggggggggggggggggggggggggggggggggggggggggggggggggggggggggggg
Above is a genomic segment from Ficedula albicollis isolate OC2 unplaced genomic scaffold, FicAlb1.5 N00509, whole genome shotgun sequence containing:
- the LOC101813206 gene encoding RNA-binding protein 14; the protein is MSQAVLLLRRLRERHRHRHRDSGEERGWDRDQHRVRDQELDWDGDQDQDQDQYHDRDRDQHRDQHRAQHQDLDGDRDQHRDRARHQDRHRDEDHEGDRRGAAAAGSVPAALPPLIPAAMRPGIKLFVGNVPEEASAEELSELFSGVAGPVLGVALMKQFAFVHLRDEAAAARAISQLNGHQLHGRRIVVEPSRPRPTNTCKIFVGNVSAACTSGELRSLFQQYGPVVECDVVKDYAFVHMENEADAKVAIENLNGKEVKGRRVNVELSTNVQKKGTGQAPPPALGVDKTKRIGLEYREKFQPKIEGFDQQRRAADAAFPSAAAGAGYATTPSLYDYQQRFGAKYDAFDAQPRPASPSYFGRDRSPLRRSPTRAGYAAVTLPMTGELAAGSYGAQPMDGHAGSYGAQPGAALSAGYSAQAVAVHASSYSAQAVAGHAAAAYQPVAGHSASYGAQPALSASYGAQPTVGHSASYGAQPAAGLPASYGGGEVAAHSPVSDPVLRRLCPSRCVPGGRSGRRPPWLTPSLFLPRYGSERRLSELADYRRLADSPLAYRRSPTKSPLDYRRLPDAHSEYARYSGGYGDYMPPARVHSGYQRRL